A part of Geothrix oryzae genomic DNA contains:
- a CDS encoding ABC transporter ATP-binding protein: MAEPILQVRGLTRRYGDFTAVSELSFEIQPGEIFGFLGPNGAGKSTTIRMLCGVLAPSAGEARALGRDLFTEADQVRGRMGYMSQKSSLLTDLTVTENLRFFGGLYGLEGPRLASEVDFRLREMQVWAHRDLLVAKLSTGERQRVALAAATLHRPEVLFLDEPTSGVDPLRRRLFWEAMDELVAEGMSILVTTHNLAEADQCDRLAFILGGKLMAYGRPRALKEGLGRQVIELRAEGFRALRAAARARPEVLAAELLGRSVRLSLPAEADPSALLAALRQAGHAFEALPPELPSLEDLFVDLVQRSRAA; the protein is encoded by the coding sequence ATGGCTGAGCCGATCCTGCAGGTCCGGGGCCTCACGCGCCGCTATGGCGACTTCACCGCCGTCTCGGAGCTCAGCTTCGAGATCCAGCCCGGGGAGATCTTCGGCTTCCTCGGGCCCAACGGCGCCGGAAAGAGCACCACCATCCGCATGCTCTGCGGCGTGCTGGCGCCCAGCGCGGGCGAGGCCCGGGCCCTGGGCCGCGACCTGTTCACCGAGGCGGACCAGGTGCGGGGGCGCATGGGCTACATGAGCCAGAAATCCAGCCTGCTGACGGATCTCACGGTGACGGAGAACCTCCGGTTCTTCGGGGGCCTCTACGGCCTCGAAGGCCCGCGGCTGGCCTCCGAAGTCGATTTCCGCCTGAGGGAGATGCAGGTCTGGGCCCACCGGGACCTGCTCGTGGCCAAGCTCTCCACCGGCGAACGGCAGCGGGTGGCGCTGGCGGCGGCCACCCTCCACCGGCCGGAGGTGCTCTTCCTGGACGAGCCCACCAGCGGCGTGGATCCCCTGCGACGGAGGCTCTTCTGGGAGGCCATGGACGAACTCGTGGCGGAGGGCATGAGCATCCTCGTCACCACCCACAACCTGGCCGAAGCCGACCAGTGCGATCGCCTGGCCTTCATCCTCGGCGGAAAGCTCATGGCCTACGGGCGCCCGCGGGCCCTCAAGGAAGGCCTGGGCCGCCAGGTGATCGAGCTGCGCGCCGAGGGCTTCCGGGCCCTGCGGGCCGCGGCCCGGGCCCGCCCCGAAGTGCTCGCCGCCGAGCTGCTGGGGCGCAGTGTGCGCCTCTCCCTCCCGGCCGAGGCCGATCCCTCCGCGCTGCTCGCGGCGCTCCGGCAGGCCGGCCACGCCTTCGAGGCCCTCCCGCCGGAGCTGCCCTCCCTCGAGGACCTGTTCGTGGATCTCGTCCAGCGCTCTCGCGCCGCCTAG
- a CDS encoding HlyD family secretion protein — protein MRKALLLLPLLLLACRRDPRPLLNGRVEAYLTDLGPRAGGRLVELQVREGQRVKAGDLLARVVAEELDAAVLRDQAGFDSADAKRLELDRGTRAEQIAQGEARVRDAEAAVRLAEENLQRTALLFRDKVLSQAELDRVTAERDRAAAALNLQTKALAELKAGARIEQRQAGSAEARKAQAVLRQSQAQAGFTEVRAPFDGLVTHRLREPGSILAPGQPVLTLARLDQLWVRIYLPQPLQGQARLGSPVTVETPDKRIIEATLDEVASEAEFTPKMVESREERVNLVYPARVNLKGGWDQGLVPGVAVDVRLGSARP, from the coding sequence ATGCGCAAGGCCCTGCTCCTTCTTCCGCTGCTCCTTCTGGCCTGCCGGCGGGATCCCCGCCCCCTCCTGAACGGCCGGGTCGAGGCCTACCTCACGGACCTCGGTCCCCGGGCCGGAGGACGCCTCGTGGAACTCCAGGTCCGCGAAGGCCAGCGCGTGAAGGCGGGGGACCTGTTGGCCCGGGTGGTCGCCGAGGAACTGGACGCCGCCGTGCTCCGCGACCAGGCCGGCTTCGACAGTGCCGACGCCAAGCGCCTGGAACTGGACCGGGGCACCCGAGCCGAGCAGATCGCCCAGGGTGAAGCCCGGGTGCGCGATGCCGAGGCTGCGGTGAGGCTCGCCGAAGAGAACCTCCAGCGCACGGCCCTGCTCTTCCGGGACAAGGTGCTCTCCCAGGCCGAGCTGGACCGCGTCACGGCCGAGCGCGATCGGGCCGCGGCGGCGCTGAACCTGCAGACCAAGGCCCTGGCCGAACTGAAGGCCGGAGCCCGCATCGAACAGCGGCAGGCCGGTTCCGCCGAAGCGCGGAAGGCCCAGGCCGTGCTGCGGCAGAGCCAGGCCCAGGCCGGCTTCACGGAGGTGCGGGCCCCCTTTGACGGGCTCGTCACTCACCGCCTGCGGGAGCCCGGCAGCATCCTGGCCCCGGGCCAGCCGGTGCTCACCCTGGCCCGCCTCGACCAGCTGTGGGTGCGGATCTACCTGCCCCAGCCCCTGCAGGGCCAGGCGCGGCTCGGCTCCCCCGTCACCGTGGAGACGCCGGACAAGCGCATCATCGAGGCCACCCTCGACGAAGTGGCGTCCGAAGCCGAGTTCACGCCGAAGATGGTCGAGAGCCGCGAAGAACGCGTGAACCTCGTCTACCCCGCCCGGGTGAACCTCAAGGGCGGCTGGGACCAGGGCCTGGTGCCCGGCGTGGCCGTGGATGTCCGCCTGGGGAGCGCCCGCCCATGA
- a CDS encoding ABC transporter permease yields the protein MWNRIKALVWKEFLQLRRDRMTLAFTLGMPLMQLIIFGFAINYDVKHMPAAVLDESRSQESRSFVDGLVATQYFDVKAHVASEAELRAALDRGRAQVGVWFPPDYARRIRSGLTGEVMILVDGSSPTTAGSAMSTAAGVGQLRNTQLLYDRMGYGGAAKPVMPVEVRIRPWYNPDLRSPTFIVPGLVGVILSMTCIMFAANAIVREKERGTLDQVLVTPVTPMELFAGKIIPVVVMAYAQMTVLFGVAHLFFDVPVAGSVILLYLMTGLFIVAMLGIGIRISTTAQSQGQSAQMSMLTFLPFVFLSGYIFPREGMPLPFFLLGEIMPLTHFLIIIRAVVLRGAGLEAFWPEVLKLLGLSAVIWTMALRSMKRAEA from the coding sequence ATGTGGAACCGCATCAAAGCCCTGGTCTGGAAGGAATTCCTGCAGCTGCGCCGGGACCGGATGACCCTGGCCTTCACGCTGGGCATGCCCCTCATGCAGCTCATCATCTTCGGCTTCGCCATCAACTACGATGTGAAGCACATGCCGGCGGCGGTGCTGGACGAGTCCCGGAGCCAGGAGAGCCGCAGCTTCGTGGATGGCCTGGTGGCCACCCAGTATTTCGATGTGAAGGCCCATGTCGCCTCCGAGGCTGAGCTCCGCGCCGCTCTGGACCGCGGCCGCGCCCAGGTGGGCGTGTGGTTCCCGCCGGACTACGCCCGCCGCATCCGGTCGGGCCTGACCGGCGAGGTGATGATCCTCGTGGATGGCTCCAGTCCCACCACGGCGGGCAGCGCCATGTCGACGGCCGCCGGCGTGGGCCAGCTCCGCAACACTCAGCTGCTGTACGACCGCATGGGCTACGGAGGCGCCGCCAAGCCCGTGATGCCCGTGGAGGTGCGGATCCGGCCCTGGTACAACCCGGATCTCCGCAGCCCCACCTTCATCGTGCCGGGCCTGGTGGGGGTGATCCTCTCCATGACCTGCATCATGTTCGCGGCCAACGCCATCGTGCGCGAGAAGGAGCGCGGCACGCTGGACCAGGTGCTCGTCACCCCGGTGACGCCCATGGAGCTGTTCGCCGGCAAGATCATCCCCGTGGTGGTGATGGCCTACGCCCAGATGACCGTGCTGTTCGGCGTCGCCCACCTCTTCTTCGATGTGCCCGTGGCGGGATCCGTCATCCTCCTCTACCTGATGACCGGGCTCTTCATCGTCGCCATGCTCGGCATCGGCATCCGCATCTCCACCACGGCCCAGAGCCAGGGCCAGAGCGCCCAGATGAGCATGCTCACCTTCCTGCCCTTCGTGTTCCTCAGCGGCTACATCTTCCCCCGGGAGGGCATGCCCCTGCCGTTCTTCCTCCTCGGCGAGATCATGCCGCTCACCCACTTCCTCATCATCATCCGAGCGGTGGTACTGCGGGGCGCGGGCCTCGAGGCCTTCTGGCCGGAGGTGCTCAAGCTGCTGGGCCTCTCGGCCGTCATCTGGACCATGGCCCTGCGGAGCATGAAGCGGGCCGAGGCCTGA
- a CDS encoding ABC transporter ATP-binding protein, which translates to MILLEARDLTCRFGPKEAVKGLDLSLSEGDLVGLIGPDGAGKTTTFRMLIGLQKPSGGAVVRHLDRQGVSYVPQTFSLAPELTVAENLQFQAGLFGLPDPAPRIRRLLESVDLASFRDRPSGALSGGMKQKLSLCTALLTEPRLLLLDEPTTGVDPVSRREFWELLHAVHDEGVAILFSTPYMDEAEYAHRMLLMHEGRVLQEGDRASFRRGLPGLMFRLVSARRREVQAALAALAPLDLFAEGEVLRVRFPDQDPAPLLARLSALPGVEQVRLAETSVEDVFLHALVEAGGAHG; encoded by the coding sequence ATGATCCTGCTGGAGGCCCGGGACCTCACTTGCCGCTTCGGTCCGAAAGAGGCCGTGAAGGGGCTGGACCTGAGCCTCTCCGAGGGCGACCTCGTGGGGCTCATCGGCCCCGACGGCGCGGGAAAGACCACCACCTTCCGCATGCTCATCGGCCTGCAGAAGCCTTCCGGCGGAGCGGTGGTCCGCCACCTGGACCGGCAGGGCGTCAGCTATGTGCCCCAGACCTTCAGCCTCGCCCCCGAACTCACGGTGGCTGAGAACCTGCAGTTCCAGGCGGGCCTCTTCGGCCTGCCGGATCCCGCCCCCCGGATCCGGCGCCTGCTGGAATCCGTGGACCTGGCCTCGTTCCGGGACCGGCCTTCCGGGGCCCTCTCCGGCGGCATGAAGCAGAAGCTCTCCCTCTGCACGGCCCTGCTCACGGAGCCGCGCCTCCTCCTCCTGGACGAGCCCACCACGGGCGTGGATCCCGTGAGCCGCCGGGAGTTCTGGGAGCTGCTGCACGCGGTCCATGACGAGGGCGTGGCCATCCTCTTCTCCACGCCCTACATGGACGAGGCCGAGTACGCCCATCGCATGCTGCTCATGCACGAAGGCAGGGTCCTCCAGGAAGGGGACCGGGCCTCCTTCCGGCGGGGCCTGCCCGGCCTGATGTTCCGGCTCGTGAGCGCCCGGCGCCGCGAGGTGCAGGCGGCGCTCGCCGCGCTGGCGCCCCTGGACCTGTTCGCCGAGGGCGAGGTGCTGCGCGTCCGCTTTCCCGACCAGGACCCCGCGCCGCTGCTGGCACGGCTCTCCGCCCTGCCGGGCGTCGAGCAGGTCCGCCTCGCCGAGACCAGCGTGGAGGATGTCTTCCTCCACGCCCTCGTGGAAGCCGGGGGCGCTCATGGCTGA